The DNA window CATCCTCGAGCACCTGGGGGATGCCTATCAGCGCGCCTCCCGAGGGGAGGACGCCGCCGGAGTCTGGCGCCGGGCGCTGGAGGTGCTGGCGTTGGATCCCGAGTCGGCCGAGCCCCTGGGGCAACGGGAGACGCTGGAGCGCAAGCTCAAGGCGCTATCCATGGGTGCGGCGGGCCGCTAAGTTGCTAGCCCTATGGCTCGCATCGACGAGGGCTATTTCACCAGCAGGGATGGCACCCGGCTCTTCTGGAAGACCCATCTCCCGGATTCCGAGCCGCGTGCTCATGTCGCGGTGGTGCATGGCTACGGAGACCACTTCGGCCGCTACCAATACGTGACGGACGCACTCGTGGCGGACGGCTTCGCGGTGCACGGCTTCGACTACCGGGGCCACGGTCGCGCCGAGGGCCGCCGCGCCTACTGCGAGAAGTGGCCGCACTACGTCGACGACCTGGAGGTCTTCTGGGAGCGCGTGCGAGGCGCGGCCGGTGGACGCAAGACGTTCGCCCTGGCCCACAGCCACGGGGGCCTCATGGCGGCGCACTGGGCGGGGGCTCGCGCCGTGGAGGGTTTGTCCGGACTGGTGTTGTCGGGGCCGTACTTCAAGCTGGCCATCACGCCCCCGGCGGTGAAGGTGATGGCGGCGCGCGCGGCGGGAGCGCTGGTGCCCTGGCTGGGCATCGCCTCCGGCCTCAAGGTCGAGGACCTGACCCGAGACCCCGAAGTCCAACGCGCCACGAAGGAAGACCCGCTCTACCTGTCCATCGCCACGCCGCGCTGGTTCATCGAGTCCACCAAGGCGCAGGCGGAGGCGATGTTGCTGGCGTCGAAGATTCAAGTCCCGCTGTTCGTGCTCTGCGGAGCGGAGGACGGGGTGGCGGCGCCGGCGGCGGCGCGGGTGTTCTTCGAGACGGCGGGCTCGGCGGACAAGAAGTTCAAGGAGTACCCGGGCATGAAGCACGAGCCGCTCAACGAGGTGGGGCGCGGTGAAGTGTTCCGGGATATCTCCGGCTGGATCTCCGCGCATCTCTGACATAATCAAGGCAGCCGGCTCCTCGGAAGGAGCAGGCTCTGGGTGAGGTCACCGCATGGCACAGGGTGAAACGGGCATCATCGGCAAGGGCATCGTCATCAAGGGAAGCCTCACGGGTGGTGGGGACCTTGTCATCGAGGGGCGGGTGGAGGGGCAGATTGCCCTGAAGAACCACCTCACCATCGAGAGCACCGGCAAGGTGCAGGCGGACATCCGGGCCGAGGAGTTGACCATCAACGGCGAGGCCAGCGGCAACATCGACGCCTCGACACGAGTGGCCATCAACGCTTCGGCCAAGGTGGCCGGCGACATCAAGGCGCCGCGCATCGTCATCGAGGATGGCGCCGTGTTCAACGGCTCCATCGAGATGGACGTCCGGCTGCCGGACGACATCTGAAGCTCACGCCGCGGGTGGCCGCGGCATACACCTTTCGAGAGGGCGGACTACACTCATGGCGAATACGGTCATCGGTTCGAGCATCGTCATCGACGGAGAGATTTCCGGAGACGAGGACCTGGTCATCCAGGGTACCGTGAAGGGGAAGATCTCCCTCAAGGAGAGTCTCTACGTGGAGGGCAGTGGCGTCGTCGAGGCGGACATCGAGACGCAGAACGTGGAGATTGGCGGCAAGGTGACGGGCAACATCGTCGCCAGCGACAAGGTGGAGCTGAAGACGGACTGCCGCGTGGTGGGCGACATCAAGGCGCCGCGCATCCTCATCGCCGACGGAGCCTCCTTCAAGGGCAACGTCGACATGGACATGAAGGAGCGCTGATTCGTGGCCACCCCGAAGGAGCTGAGCAGCGATATCGTCAACAACACCGTGGTGGGGCCTTCCATCCTCATCAGCGGTCGGTTGACGGGCGATGAGGACCTCACGGTCCGAGGCCGCGTGGAGGGCGAGCTGACGCTCAGCCGCACCCTCATCGTGGAGCCGTCGGGCGTGGTGAAGGCCAACGTCGCGGTGCGCAACGCCATCGTCAGTGGCGTGGTGGTGGGCAACATCAACGCCACGGAGAGCGTGGAGCTGACCCGAGAGGGACGCATGGTCGGGGACATCCACGCCCCGCGCGTCATCATCGTGGACGGCGCCAGCTTCCGCGGCCGCGTGGACATGGGTGACGTGGAGCCCGGCCGTCTGCCGTCGGAGCGCCCGGTGGTGGCGCGTCCCGCCGCGGTGACGCGTCCGGCGACGACCCCGGCGCGCCCCAGCGCCGTTCCCGCGCGTCCTTCCACGCCCACGCCGCCGCGTCCGCCGCCGCCTCCCGCGGCCACGCGCCCGTCGGCGCCGACGCCCACGACTCCCGCCCGCCCCGCGAGCAAGCCGCTGCCGCCGCCTCCGCCCCCTCGGGTTGAGTCGCGTCCGGCCGCCCCGCCCGTGGAGCAGACGACTTCTGCCGAGCCGCCAACGCCCTTCTCAGTGGGTGCTGGCGCCAAGAAGAAGGTCGTGGTGAAGAAGAAGACCCGCTAGAGCGCACATCCCGCGCCGCCGGAGTTGGCGGCGTGGGAGTTCGCGAAACAGGGGTGCCACCATGGACGCCGAGCACAGGGTTGACGGAGAGGAAGGGATGCCGGGGTCTCCGGAGGGTGGCTCGTCGTCGGCACCCGAGGCGATTTCGGCGCGTGGCGACGGTGGCTCCGAGGTCGCCGCGCAGGGTGAGCCCTCGTTCGTGGCGCTCCCACGTGTCGACGGTGGGGAAGGGGAGCCGGGCTCCTCGACTCCCGCATCGGCGGACACGAGCGGTGCGTCGCCAGAGGGAGGCTCGGTGGAGTCTCACGGTGTCGCCGCGGAAGGGGCGCCCGGCGCGGGCGAGCCTGAGCGGACCATGGAGTCGTCGGTGGGTTCGTCGGAAGAGTCCCAGGTGAAGTCCCCCACGGAGTCCGAGGACTCCAGCGGGGAGCCGAAGCCGGAGGCGCGGACCGAGCAGGCCCCTGTCCCGGAGGCGCGGGCCGAAGAGTCCTCGACGCAAGAAGCGGCGTCGCCGGAGGCCACGTCCTCGGAGGCCGAGGCGGGGGCGGAGTCGGATGCCGATTCCTCGGAGTCCGATGAGGAGCCGGGGCTGGAGCTGTTGGCCGCTCCCGAGCAGCGCCTCGCGGGGCGCGTCGTGACGGTGCTGATGCCGTTGGAGCGGCTCGAGGACGACGTGGGGCATCGCCTCCGTCCGGAGGGTGACGTGTCCGGGCTGGCGACGGACATCGCCCGGCTGGGGCAGTTGTTCCCCGTGGACGTGCGGCCTCGTGGTGGTGAGCGCTACCAACTGGTGTGCGGTTTCCGGCGCGTGGCGGCGCTGCGCTTCCTCAAGCGGGACGCGGTGCAGGCGCGTGTCCACACGGACCTGTCCGACGAGGACGCGCTGCTCATGTCGCTGGCGGAGGCCATCCACGCCACGCCCGTGGACCCCGAGGTGCTGGAGGCCAAGCGCGAGCAGCTCGAGTCCCAGGGGCGCCTGAGCGCGGCCGTGGCGGACATGCTCGCCAAGGCGCTCGCCACCGAGGACTCGCTGGCACCCGAGGGCGTCGAGGAGGAGATCGACGCGGACGAGCTGGCGGGAGATGTCTCGCAGCGGCTGGGGGCCATCAACCAGGACCTCTCGTTGCTGGCGGACGTGTTCGCCTCGCTGGATGAGTCGCGCCGCGCGGAGTTGTTGATGCAGCTTCGGTATTCGTCGGAGCTGGTCGCGTACCTGGAGGGACTGTAGTGCTCACGGATTCTCTCGCCCGCGACAAGGCCCGCTTGCTGGAGTTGCTCACGCAGCGCTCCTTCGAGCGTCGGCGTGTGGTGCTCTCGTCTGGCAAGGAGTCGGATTTCTACATCGACTGCAAGCGCACGGCGCTCCTGGCCGAGGGGCACTTCCTCATTGGCCGCCTGTTCCTGGACGCCATCCGCCGCGAGGCACCGGAGGCGGTGGGCGTGGGCGGGCTGACGCTGGGGGCTGATCCGCTGGCGTCGGCGGTGAGCCTCACGGGCTACCTGTCCGGCCATCCGCTGTCGGCCTTCATCGTCCGCAAGGAGCCCAAGGGCCACGGCACCGGCCAGTGGATTGAGGGACTCAGCGGCCTGGGCGCGGGCGCGAAGGTGGCCATCGTCGAGGACGTCGTGACGACGGGTGGCTCCACCATCAAGGCCATCGAGCGGGCTCAGTCCGAGGGCCTCACGGTGCTGGGCGCCTTCGCCCTGGTGGACCGGATGGAGGGCGGTCGCGAAGCGGTGGAAGCCGCGGGCCACCGGCTCTTCACGCTGTTCACCCGCAAGGACTTCATTCCGTGAAGAAGCTTCTCGCCACGGGAGCGCTGCTGGGCATGCTGTCCGGCTGCTCCTCCTTGCCTCCCGCCGTTGGCGAGCAGGCCCCCACGCTGCATGACGAGGGCGCGGAAGAGGCCTACCGGGCGCTGCTCAACAAGTACTCGGCGAACCAGGAGATCTACGACGGCTTCGACACGCGTCTCTTCGCCGGAGTCACGCTCCAGACGCCGACGTTCCGCGAGGCGCGTGTCCGCCGCCAGGCGGCCTTCCAGGTGTTGCCGCCCCCGAAGGTGGAACAACTGCTCTCCGAGGAGCGCACCGAGGCGGGCCAGGTGCACGAGTTCTTCCTGGGCGTGCACGTCAACGACTACCGGTACCTCGACTTCGACTTCAAGCGGTCCATCTGGCGCATGGCGCTGGTGACGCCCGCGGGCGAGGTGACGCCGGTGCGCATCCGTCGGCTGGGCCGCGCGGACCTGGAGATGCGCGCGTACTACCCGTACACGAGCGTCTTCTGGGTCGGGTACGAGGTGCAGTTCCCCACGGTGATGTCCTCCGGACAGCCCGTCATCCCGCCCGGGACGGAGCAGGTGACGTTCCGCCTCGCCT is part of the Myxococcus landrumus genome and encodes:
- a CDS encoding alpha/beta hydrolase, with translation MARIDEGYFTSRDGTRLFWKTHLPDSEPRAHVAVVHGYGDHFGRYQYVTDALVADGFAVHGFDYRGHGRAEGRRAYCEKWPHYVDDLEVFWERVRGAAGGRKTFALAHSHGGLMAAHWAGARAVEGLSGLVLSGPYFKLAITPPAVKVMAARAAGALVPWLGIASGLKVEDLTRDPEVQRATKEDPLYLSIATPRWFIESTKAQAEAMLLASKIQVPLFVLCGAEDGVAAPAAARVFFETAGSADKKFKEYPGMKHEPLNEVGRGEVFRDISGWISAHL
- the bacN gene encoding bactofilin BacN, producing the protein MAQGETGIIGKGIVIKGSLTGGGDLVIEGRVEGQIALKNHLTIESTGKVQADIRAEELTINGEASGNIDASTRVAINASAKVAGDIKAPRIVIEDGAVFNGSIEMDVRLPDDI
- a CDS encoding bactofilin family protein — its product is MANTVIGSSIVIDGEISGDEDLVIQGTVKGKISLKESLYVEGSGVVEADIETQNVEIGGKVTGNIVASDKVELKTDCRVVGDIKAPRILIADGASFKGNVDMDMKER
- the bacP gene encoding bactofilin BacP, giving the protein MATPKELSSDIVNNTVVGPSILISGRLTGDEDLTVRGRVEGELTLSRTLIVEPSGVVKANVAVRNAIVSGVVVGNINATESVELTREGRMVGDIHAPRVIIVDGASFRGRVDMGDVEPGRLPSERPVVARPAAVTRPATTPARPSAVPARPSTPTPPRPPPPPAATRPSAPTPTTPARPASKPLPPPPPPRVESRPAAPPVEQTTSAEPPTPFSVGAGAKKKVVVKKKTR
- a CDS encoding ParB/RepB/Spo0J family partition protein, with translation MPGSPEGGSSSAPEAISARGDGGSEVAAQGEPSFVALPRVDGGEGEPGSSTPASADTSGASPEGGSVESHGVAAEGAPGAGEPERTMESSVGSSEESQVKSPTESEDSSGEPKPEARTEQAPVPEARAEESSTQEAASPEATSSEAEAGAESDADSSESDEEPGLELLAAPEQRLAGRVVTVLMPLERLEDDVGHRLRPEGDVSGLATDIARLGQLFPVDVRPRGGERYQLVCGFRRVAALRFLKRDAVQARVHTDLSDEDALLMSLAEAIHATPVDPEVLEAKREQLESQGRLSAAVADMLAKALATEDSLAPEGVEEEIDADELAGDVSQRLGAINQDLSLLADVFASLDESRRAELLMQLRYSSELVAYLEGL
- the pyrE gene encoding orotate phosphoribosyltransferase — translated: MLTDSLARDKARLLELLTQRSFERRRVVLSSGKESDFYIDCKRTALLAEGHFLIGRLFLDAIRREAPEAVGVGGLTLGADPLASAVSLTGYLSGHPLSAFIVRKEPKGHGTGQWIEGLSGLGAGAKVAIVEDVVTTGGSTIKAIERAQSEGLTVLGAFALVDRMEGGREAVEAAGHRLFTLFTRKDFIP